A genomic stretch from Falco naumanni isolate bFalNau1 chromosome 4, bFalNau1.pat, whole genome shotgun sequence includes:
- the LOC121087242 gene encoding noggin-2-like codes for MTAIRALLLCCCLGLLRPAGGQPFLRLRPSPSDNLPVKDIVEHPDPEYDPKEQDLDERTLRKKLGSHFDPGFMAVAVPGPANASGAEAAAGRGRAALPAELRRLELGPARGPRLRVGKKARRKVLQWLWAYTYCPVLYTWKDLGVRFWPRYIKEGNCFAEKSCSLPEGMFCKPVKSVTKTFLRWHCQGWSSQKYCTWIPVQYPLISECKCSC; via the coding sequence ATGACGGCGATCCGGGcgctcctgctctgctgctgcctggggctgctgcgcccggcgggcgggcagccctTCCTGCGGCTGCGACCCTCGCCCAGCGACAACCTGCCCGTCAAAGACATCGTGGAGCACCCGGACCCCGAGTACGACCCCAAGGAGCAGGACCTGGACGAGAGGACGCTGAGGAAGAAGCTGGGCAGCCATTTCGACCCCGGTTTCATGGCCGTGGCCGTGCCGGGGCCGGCCAACGCCTCGGGCgccgaggcggcggcggggcgggggcgggcggcgctgcccgccgaGCTGCGGCGGCTGGAGCtggggccggcccgggggccGCGCCTGCGGGTGGGCAAGAAGGCGCGGCGGAAGGtgctgcagtggctgtgggCCTACACCTACTGCCCCGTCCTCTACACCTGGAAGGACCTGGGCGTCCGCTTCTGGCCGCGCTACATCAAGGAGGGCAACTGCTTCGCCGAGAAGTCCTGCTCGCTGCCCGAGGGCATGTTCTGCAAGCCCGTCAAGTCGGTCACCAAGACCTTCCTGCgctggcactgccagggctggtcCAGCCAGAAGTACTGCACCTGGATCCCCGTGCAGTACCCGCTCATCTCCGAGTGCAAGTGCTCCTGCTAG